Below is a window of Rhodamnia argentea isolate NSW1041297 chromosome 11, ASM2092103v1, whole genome shotgun sequence DNA.
CATCACCAAAACATATTCCATCTAAGGTATGGAGTCATATCCTATAAGTATCGGGAAATTTTATTGCCCCAAATAACTGAACATGCTTGATTTTGTCGATTGTTTAATGACAGACTCGATTTTATCGATTGTCAAGCAATGCCTAATGAGTAGGTCTCTCGCACGGTTTGGCTGAGTGGCAACAACATGACTCTTCTGCAGGATCGAAATGGATACACAACTAGTGTTAACCAAATACCCTCATTTGCCTCCCACTGTTTTAGGTCTCACCATGTATCTCAAAATGCTACTACAGTTTGTCTTCTGTTTGGTTGAGATGGCTATGATCGCTCCAGGACTTCATGACCCATTTGTCCTCACCAGAAAAGTGCAAAATGCTGACTGAACCGTTCTGTACCTTCGGTGCTGGACCGTCCTTCGGGCAAGCCCGCCGGTAGATAGACCTGAACACGGTTCCATGAGTGACCACTATTACTCGCTCCCCTGCATGATGAGCGGCATGTTCATTTTTGATAGCCGATGTTCCAAGCTAATTGAAAATCTAAGAGTAAATatcaagaaattaaaatgaaGTGTTTGTCGATAGTTACTTGTCTAGAGTACGAATTTATAAAGCATCGGAGCAATAATTTTTGCTCCAAGCCATCCAAgatgctctctccctctctctctgttcaaACACACACATGCATGCATTCATGCACACATGCTTAACCTTGGAAGTGCAATGTACCCTTATATTCATATATATGCAAAGTGCAGCTATACATACATAGACATGGCCGTGGGCATGTTTGGACAATTACAGACGAACAGATATTTACCCTGTGTGTGCTTAAATTTGGTGGCTAAGTTTGTAGGTTTGGCAAATAAGCAACATAGACACATTGATCTTACGACTTCACAAAATATCATCAGGCCACGGCCTGTGGGGACAGATCTAGAAATCAGAGGTTATGAGAGTGAACATCAGCGTAGATTCTACAGGACTACTACAACtccaaaaaatttaagttgTTTGATTAATGCATGGTGTACCAGTTAAATAGTCTAGCAATCAGTAAAGTTACCACAAGTCTATCCTAGGTAGAGCAATGATCTTAATAAAGTTTCTGCAGGGTCATTGATGTCGAGCAATTCTGTGGTTAAATTTCAATTGCCGGTAAGCTCAAGGTAGTTTGCGAATGAGTTTTGCGGTCTACCAATCTACAAGGTTACCAGCTTTGATCTTATTGTGCAGAGCGAAATTCGCAAATGGCTAGACATGGACtaatggcaatctttcatgatAGCGGCTGGTTTACCTTTGTGCTTTAAGCCAATGTTTTGCAAGCAAGTCGTGCATCGCTGGTAAACCTGATCCTTAGTTTCACCACCCTGCATGTAAAACCAATCAATGCGAACTCCGGATCAGACAATTCTCCTTTGAAGAACCGAATTGAAGTCCATGCTAGAACCTAACATCCTTTTCTAACACATGAATATGTTCTTTAAAAATGGGGTTAAAACGTGAGTTTGACTCCACTTGATGAGCTCCAAAGAGAGGGACTGCAATTCTCACGCATTTTGACCGGCATAGTAACAGAAAAGGATGAAACCCTAGCTACCATCTTCTGAACTATATGAAAGGCATATTCTGGAACCCGTTCTGTAAAAGAATCACATGGAAAGATGGGCACCGCATTAAAGTTTAGGAAGGCCTAAATGCAAATCGATGAGCAATTAGTCGTTTGGTCGAGCTCATACCGGGATTTCTAGATCCCACCTACGGGATCGGAAGTCCTTAAAAATCTGGGGATAAACGTTTGCTGCCTCACTGACACTAAGGCCTTGAAGCTTTCCTGTATTTTGTTCCCGTAGATCTGGTTCTTTGATAACCTGATCTCGATTCAAGAAAAGAACTAGTAAATTTCGTAGAAGTGTTCAACCACTTCTATCTTTGCCAATAAACTAAGTTAGCTCTTTCGCAAGCATTCTAAAGCGTTCGACTTTATTAAGCACCGAGTCACCCTCTTCCTAGGAGTCGTCGAATCActttcttgattattttgatgatgacaaaattgCATGCTTGGTTATGGTATCGTAATTCTGGATTGACAAATCTGCATGCTTGCATAATCATGATTTGGTTTTATAAGTTTAAGTTGTTGGATAGCATTCATGGATATTTGTCGCTCTTTCGAGAGAGTGGAAACACTTACATGAGAAACACACATGAGAGGTAATTGTCATTAAACATGATGCTAGATGACGATACGGTAACACATTCATACCTGCGCCACACCACAAGCGGTTGCAATTGCTTCTGCTGTCTCGATAGCTCGTTTTAGATCAGACGAGTAAATTGCGGAGATTTCACCTTCTTTGGATAGTCTATTAGCTACCTTTTCATTTCAAGATGTAAAAATAGTAAGAAGCAAGCGAGACCCATCATATCATTCCAACTTCAAAGGGATAGAGAGCATGAGATAAGTCCACTTACTGCATTTGTTTGCTGCCTCCCAACTTCATTTAATTGCACATTTGAATGACCCTGCTCAAAAGGTAAATGATTAAGTACTCTGAGCATACATTATCATACTCTGTATGAGCTGTTATATTACGTTGATTGTGACATAATGTGAGACCTACGTGATCTAACGGCTCATGTGAAGTGGACAATTTTACCACGTAAGCCTGGAATACCACATAAAAGCACGCTAAAAATAGAGCTAATTGCGTCGACCGAGGTTGATGGGTTAAGTTAATAACAGTTATTTAAACTTGTGAATCAGACCCATGTTTAACCCGTTCGATCAACAGTCGTGATTATCTTGATTCGTAAGGATGGAGGCCATCCAAGTATTTGCCATGTTGGACGTAATGTACAATTCCGTGGTAAGCAGAAAGATGGGCATAAATAAGTTCAAATCACAACAAGACAAGGCAGGACATAAAGCGGACTCAATTCGAACTTTCAAAATGTATCAAATATGATGTCAAACTGAAGTTATAATACGAAGCCTTCCTAAGATTAGTCAATACCCGAATTGTTCTGATGGGTTGAACTTATAAATGGGCCATCTTGGGCAGCATAGTAGCATGGTCGGGCTGGCCCATATGAATAGTCTATGGGCCTTCTCCTAGGCCCACATAATTATTGGACCgcatttttttacatttttccccTTCATACAAGTTAAAGACTTGAAGATTGAGTCTGTCAACGGTCCGCACCTGAATTCTATGTTCAAAATTCCAGTCAGTTTGCCCGTGACGCACGACCACGATCTCAGCAATGTCTGCTCTGATGGGAACCGATTGAGCTTCTCTGTCATCATCATATTCAGCAATCTCAAATAgcgataatgacataaatgatgcatgaactttggcccaatgtttaatatggtctatgaacttttaatttttttaacgcggttcccgaacttttagtacatgttcaatttagttcacgatctatatgaaaatgttcaacgttatccttccattaattcaagttcagaaaaacattaaacattattgaacatgtatcaaaagttcggggaccgcattaaacaaattaaaaattcggagatcacattgaataaattgaaaaatttcaagacaTGTTGCATATTgtgtcaaagttcaaggactatttatgtcattctttgtttcatttggagagagagagagagagagagagagagatacgaTACATACCTAGGATCTACACAAGACATGGCCGGCTCGGCCGATTTGACAATGTGCATTGCGTCCTCCATTGCTGTTGAACTTCAGatgcgggagagagagagagagagagagagagagagagagagcaactcGTATTCAGGAATGTTTCTAGTTGGACTTCTTTTCGGGTGCTGGTGCGAGTTAAATAGTGCACAGGAGAAGTTAGAAGAACAACGCGGTTTGGTTTGGGCTTTGTTTAGAAGGCGTTGGTCTTCGTCTCGGTCTTCTTGGGTAATGTAAACAGCAAATATGTGGACGAGAAGTTGCAGAACAACGAGGTGTGGTTTCGGTCTCGGTCATGGTCTTCGTGATCTTTCCTACGAAAGTTCATAAAATCACCCGTGCCGAGCCAATCAGATTCAGACCCAATCAAGTCGTTTTCATCATTTGGTATGTCCTTAATTTCtgtttttcaattcaatcctttgaCTGCTCAACTTAGTTTCCACGTGATCCTCCCATAAACAAATCAATGGCGACGAGATGATACTATTAATTTAGACACACTTGAATACGCATGGAGTCCACCTCTTTTTCTTTGGTCCAATTtacagattctctctctctctctcacacgcagACACACACACTCAAAATTAGACCCGTCTCTCTTTAGTTGAAGACCACTTTCTGCCGTGGCCCGCCCTTCACTGTTGCGGTCGAACACCACAACCGCCACTTGGCAATGAccccatctctctttctctctcggtCTGATTTGAGGCCGTTGCAACCTCGGATTGAAAGTTGGGACAGTCGTGATCTTTTATATGAGATTGCGATGCCTCAGATttgattttgagagagagagagagagaggcaatgGGAAGGTTGCGTAGGCTGCGGTGGTTGCGAATCACACATGTCCACCACATGATCTCGGTACTGCACTATGGCGGCGGTAACGGCGGTCATGGGTGGCGAGGAAGAAAggccggaaaaagaaaaaagaacgagaaattttttttttttggttgacttAAATAGAACCGTATGAGGTGCCAAATTATCTGATTTTCACTTAGGTAGCATTCCACATTGAAAAGAGCCACAGTTCACAATAAATAGGAAGGGCATACGGAACCCATATCTGATGAGTTGATAACGAATTTCCACTGTAGTCCAAAATGACGTCGTTCTATAAAATCAAAACTGAGGGCGGACAGCAAAACAACAACTTTCCAGGAAGTTTTCTAATTTCACCTCGGTCTTCCCAGAGTAAACGATTGAAAATGTCCAGCCGATCTTTCGTAGGAAAGTCTATAAACGACAGATGATGGAGAAAGCACAGGTCATCTTTTTCTTCACGATTTGAAGGTCTTCGTCTTCCCCCGGTGCCAAGCCAACCCCACGAAACGATTCtggtaaaaacaaaaacatttcgGATTATTGTTATGTTAAAACTAAAAGGACTTTGATCTTTATTTCCTCGTTCGATGTGTTCctgaagttttaattttttatcgTCCGATATGGTCTCCGTCTTTCCCATCGCTATCCATGGCCGGCATAGTTTAACATACAAAATTAGAGTTAGGTCAATTAATTCGCATGTCATGTAGTTTGCATGTTAAACTCATCTAATTAAATGACTTATTTTGTATTCTGGTGtgtgtgtt
It encodes the following:
- the LOC115746953 gene encoding phosphoglycerate mutase-like protein 4 isoform X2, with the translated sequence MEDAMHIVKSAEPAMSCVDPRADIAEIVVVRHGQTDWNFEHRIQGHSNVQLNEVGRQQTNAVANRLSKEGEISAIYSSDLKRAIETAEAIATACGVAQVIKEPDLREQNTGKLQGLSVSEAANVYPQIFKDFRSRRWDLEIPGGETKDQVYQRCTTCLQNIGLKHKGERVIVVTHGTVFRSIYRRACPKDGPAPKVQNGSVSILHFSGEDKWVMKSWSDHSHLNQTEDKL
- the LOC115746953 gene encoding phosphoglycerate mutase-like protein 4 isoform X3 encodes the protein MEDAMHIVKSAEPAMSCVDPREAQSVPIRADIAEIVVVRHGQTDWNFEHRIQGHSNVQLNEVGRQQTNAVIKEPDLREQNTGKLQGLSVSEAANVYPQIFKDFRSRRWDLEIPGGETKDQVYQRCTTCLQNIGLKHKGERVIVVTHGTVFRSIYRRACPKDGPAPKVQNGSVSILHFSGEDKWVMKSWSDHSHLNQTEDKL
- the LOC115746953 gene encoding phosphoglycerate mutase-like protein 4 isoform X1, with protein sequence MEDAMHIVKSAEPAMSCVDPREAQSVPIRADIAEIVVVRHGQTDWNFEHRIQGHSNVQLNEVGRQQTNAVANRLSKEGEISAIYSSDLKRAIETAEAIATACGVAQVIKEPDLREQNTGKLQGLSVSEAANVYPQIFKDFRSRRWDLEIPGGETKDQVYQRCTTCLQNIGLKHKGERVIVVTHGTVFRSIYRRACPKDGPAPKVQNGSVSILHFSGEDKWVMKSWSDHSHLNQTEDKL